From a single Hemitrygon akajei chromosome 28, sHemAka1.3, whole genome shotgun sequence genomic region:
- the rnaseh2c gene encoding ribonuclease H2 subunit C: protein MASSGNHTVRVEARALEAVPRDRVHLLPVTIESDGNARVDQYFTPAVQERNGELLVSYRGRALRGRDLPVPPGYVGLVLREDQKPCSDEEERAVSVKSAFSSLTYWNLETRPTPDDTVVMAMGWTQIAQAMHAPVGEE from the exons ATGGCGAGCTCAGGGAACCACACGGTCCGGGTGGAGGCGAGGGCGCTCGAAGCCGTGCCGAGGGACCGCGTCCACCTGCTGCCCGTCACCATCGAGTCGGACGGCAACGCCAGGGTAGATCAGTACTTCACGCCGGCAGTGCAGGAGCGCAATGGCG AGCTGCTGGTCTCCTATCGCGGCCGGGCACTGCGGGGCCGAGATCTCCCTGTGCCCCCGGGCTACGTTGGGCTCGTGCTGAGGGAGGACCAGAAACCGTGCTCGGACGAGGAG GAGCGCGCTGTCAGCGTCAAGTCGGCCTTCTCGTCGCTGACGTACTGGAACCTGGAGACGCGGCCAACGCCAGACGACACCGTGGTGATGGCGATGGGCTGGACACAGATCGCCCAGGCT ATGCACGCCCCGGTGGGAGAAGAATGA